In one Cloacibacillus porcorum genomic region, the following are encoded:
- a CDS encoding IS3 family transposase, protein MVIERNIKYRIIFEFSTKHSVCGMCRFLSVSRSAYYSWLKRRGMKDKDGPLIEAIRTGQNINKNTYGYRRMTLWLNNFIGIHVNNKRVRRVMKKAGLQAEIRKKKKFKVMSGNIHSYENILNREFRSDRPNQKLVTDITYIRTKKGNIFLSMIKDLFDNSIQGYQISRNNNIKLVTDTLKKAFENNNKVVADGPILHSDQGFQYTSHAYFNLTQRYGLKVSMSRKGNCLDNACAENFFSHIKSELVNRVKWENYEEAKDAIDEYIRYYNNDRIQIKLKKAPMQYRSLFIE, encoded by the coding sequence GTGGTGATAGAAAGAAATATTAAATACAGGATCATTTTTGAATTTTCAACAAAACATTCTGTCTGTGGAATGTGTAGATTTTTGTCCGTATCACGCTCCGCATACTACAGTTGGCTAAAGCGGCGTGGAATGAAAGATAAAGACGGTCCTCTCATAGAAGCAATAAGAACGGGACAGAATATCAACAAAAACACTTATGGGTACAGGCGAATGACTCTGTGGCTCAACAACTTCATTGGCATTCATGTAAACAATAAGAGGGTAAGGCGTGTTATGAAAAAAGCGGGACTTCAAGCGGAAATAAGAAAAAAGAAAAAGTTTAAAGTGATGTCAGGAAATATCCACAGCTATGAGAATATCCTGAACAGAGAATTTCGTTCCGACAGACCAAACCAGAAACTGGTTACTGATATCACATATATACGAACAAAAAAGGGTAATATATTCCTCTCCATGATAAAAGATCTCTTTGATAATTCCATACAGGGATATCAAATCAGTCGTAATAATAATATTAAGTTAGTAACCGATACATTGAAGAAAGCATTTGAAAATAATAATAAGGTGGTCGCTGATGGACCAATCCTCCACAGCGACCAGGGGTTTCAATATACAAGCCATGCATATTTCAACCTGACACAAAGATACGGACTCAAGGTCTCAATGTCAAGGAAAGGAAATTGTTTGGATAATGCATGTGCAGAAAACTTCTTTAGTCACATTAAATCAGAACTCGTCAACCGAGTAAAATGGGAGAACTACGAGGAGGCCAAAGATGCCATAGACGAATATATAAGGTATTATAATAACGACAGGATACAGATAAAATTGAAAAAGGCTCCGATGCAATATCGAAGTCTCTTTATTGAATAA
- a CDS encoding sigma-70 family RNA polymerase sigma factor — protein sequence MKNKKVPPSPIPPRGSSPRCTDYRPGLPPLPESSFPPPVPAPSAAALSLPEIIRAYRPLVLAVAGRYQGRGADFCDLEQEGYLALLILVPQCPDMNWLAYFLRCRLPGVVRDAAARLRRARARAGMLLEEIEETLGAEEGRYREIELRATLARELTTEEYRLAQLLSEGNTQSEIAKELGVTQQAVAARLKKIRAKLKKALRE from the coding sequence ATGAAGAACAAAAAAGTTCCCCCGTCGCCCATACCGCCGCGCGGCTCCTCGCCGCGCTGTACCGACTACCGCCCCGGCCTCCCGCCGCTTCCTGAGAGCTCTTTTCCGCCGCCGGTTCCCGCTCCATCCGCCGCCGCCCTCTCCCTTCCCGAAATAATCCGCGCCTACAGGCCGCTTGTGCTCGCTGTCGCGGGCAGGTATCAGGGGCGCGGCGCGGACTTCTGCGACCTTGAACAGGAGGGCTACCTCGCGCTGCTCATCCTCGTGCCGCAGTGTCCCGACATGAACTGGCTCGCATACTTCCTGCGCTGCCGTCTGCCCGGCGTCGTGCGCGACGCGGCGGCGCGCCTGAGACGGGCGCGGGCGCGCGCGGGGATGCTTCTTGAAGAGATAGAGGAGACGCTGGGGGCGGAGGAGGGGCGTTACCGCGAGATCGAGCTGCGCGCCACCCTCGCCCGCGAACTCACCACGGAAGAATACCGCCTCGCGCAGCTGCTCTCCGAGGGAAACACCCAGAGCGAAATAGCGAAAGAACTTGGCGTCACCCAGCAGGCCGTCGCCGCGCGGCTCAAAAAAATACGCGCTAAACTGAAAAAAGCGCTGCGGGAATAA
- a CDS encoding helix-turn-helix domain-containing protein — protein MRKRKTEERIRAIEMHKQGIPRRRIAEELGVSPDSVKTWISLYKSGQKDLLDDTRKKRTYSKAVKLEAVSAHLEEGRTMVDVTSSFNISSPSLLRRWCKEFIEQGDISSSKQDCPDKKLEVTNSIEKIKELEMQVDVLKKALELQRW, from the coding sequence ATGCGTAAACGTAAAACAGAAGAAAGAATAAGAGCAATTGAGATGCACAAACAGGGAATTCCACGAAGGCGGATTGCTGAAGAACTTGGTGTTAGTCCTGATTCTGTTAAAACATGGATATCTTTATATAAGAGCGGACAGAAGGACTTACTGGATGATACAAGGAAAAAAAGAACCTACAGCAAGGCTGTAAAACTTGAAGCTGTTTCGGCTCATTTAGAAGAGGGACGTACTATGGTAGATGTTACCTCATCTTTTAACATTTCAAGTCCCTCTCTTTTAAGACGATGGTGTAAGGAATTTATCGAACAAGGGGATATTTCTAGTTCAAAACAAGACTGTCCAGATAAGAAATTGGAAGTTACAAATAGCATAGAAAAGATTAAAGAGCTGGAAATGCAGGTCGACGTATTAAAAAAAGCCTTAGAGCTGCAAAGGTGGTGA
- a CDS encoding ABC transporter ATP-binding protein: MALLEVRDLTMKFGSLLANSDVSFDVEKGTIVGLIGPNGAGKTTLFNCVAGLYTPTAGKVFFKGEDVTDLPAYKMARRGVARTFQVVRPLKEMTVFENILVGAYMRTGDSAKAKEIAERCLELCFLGEHRCRLAGGLTIGNKKRLEVARALATEPELLLLDEAVAGLTSTEVREMVEVIVRLREEGITILMVEHIMEAIMPIADKIVVLASGKKIAEGAPADIVKDPVVITAYFGEKFSKRINEHKADAPAENSDVHAEREQGTAHKEGI; the protein is encoded by the coding sequence ATGGCTCTGCTTGAAGTGAGAGACCTGACAATGAAATTCGGCTCGCTGCTCGCTAACAGCGACGTCTCTTTCGACGTTGAAAAGGGAACCATCGTCGGCCTCATCGGTCCCAACGGCGCGGGAAAGACGACCCTCTTCAACTGCGTCGCGGGGCTCTACACCCCCACGGCGGGAAAAGTATTCTTCAAAGGCGAAGACGTCACCGACCTGCCGGCCTACAAAATGGCGCGCCGCGGCGTCGCGCGCACCTTCCAGGTCGTGCGCCCGCTCAAAGAGATGACCGTCTTTGAAAACATCCTCGTAGGGGCCTACATGCGCACCGGCGACAGCGCCAAGGCCAAAGAGATCGCCGAGCGCTGCCTGGAGCTCTGCTTCCTTGGCGAACACCGCTGCCGTCTCGCGGGAGGACTCACCATCGGCAACAAAAAGCGGCTGGAGGTAGCGCGCGCCCTCGCCACCGAACCCGAGCTGCTGCTGCTCGACGAGGCTGTGGCAGGACTCACCTCAACGGAGGTCAGAGAGATGGTCGAAGTCATCGTCCGCCTGCGTGAAGAGGGCATCACCATCCTCATGGTCGAACACATAATGGAAGCCATCATGCCCATCGCCGACAAAATAGTAGTCCTTGCGAGCGGCAAAAAAATCGCCGAGGGCGCGCCGGCGGATATCGTCAAAGATCCCGTCGTCATCACCGCCTACTTCGGCGAAAAATTCAGCAAACGGATCAACGAACATAAAGCGGACGCCCCCGCGGAAAATTCGGATGTTCACGCGGAGCGCGAACAGGGGACTGCGCATAAGGAGGGAATATAA
- a CDS encoding ABC transporter ATP-binding protein, with the protein MTAMLEVKNIHCAYDQVSVIHGISLHVNEGEIVAILGANGAGKSTLMRAVAGLMHPTAGTITFDGCDITKMSASKSIKLGLSYVPEGRRLFSKLTVRENLELGAFSVTDKSVVAERLDEMYELFPILKSRSGQTAETMSGGEQQMCAIARGLMSRPKLIMLDELSLGLQPSLVERVLEAVAEIRKRGVTVLLVEQMVQEALEIADRGYVLQTGRVVHKGTSQELLDSDEVRRAYMGM; encoded by the coding sequence ATGACGGCGATGCTTGAAGTTAAAAACATACACTGCGCCTACGACCAGGTCTCCGTCATCCACGGCATCTCGCTGCATGTGAACGAGGGAGAGATCGTGGCCATCCTCGGCGCGAACGGGGCGGGGAAGTCCACGCTCATGCGCGCCGTCGCGGGCCTTATGCACCCGACCGCCGGAACCATAACCTTCGACGGCTGCGACATCACGAAGATGTCCGCCTCCAAAAGCATAAAATTGGGGCTAAGCTACGTCCCCGAGGGACGCAGGCTCTTCTCCAAACTTACCGTGCGCGAAAACCTTGAACTCGGAGCCTTCAGCGTCACCGATAAAAGTGTCGTCGCCGAACGCCTCGACGAAATGTACGAACTGTTCCCGATACTCAAAAGCCGCTCCGGACAGACCGCGGAGACGATGAGCGGCGGTGAACAGCAGATGTGCGCCATCGCGCGCGGCCTCATGTCCCGTCCGAAGCTGATAATGCTCGACGAACTTTCGCTCGGGCTCCAGCCCAGCCTCGTGGAGAGAGTCCTTGAGGCCGTCGCCGAAATAAGAAAACGCGGCGTCACCGTCCTGCTCGTCGAACAGATGGTGCAGGAGGCGCTGGAGATCGCCGACCGCGGCTACGTCCTCCAGACGGGGCGCGTCGTCCACAAAGGCACCTCGCAGGAGCTCCTCGACTCGGATGAGGTGCGCAGAGCTTACATGGGCATGTAA
- a CDS encoding branched-chain amino acid ABC transporter permease produces the protein MQLNKKDKLWYGFIIAALILPCIPGLIGGSSFFGHVATMVLLYAAMAQSWNIISGYGGQVSFGHSVFFGIGAYGAGLAVVTFGSLPWYGAPLGMLAAAVVSILISYPCFRLKGHYFAIATFAIVEIFNRLFMIWDAVGGALGLDYPILPDGWKNFSWSDTKTGYYLGALAIFVLVYGIVRWIEKNRMGYYLLAVREGQETAESLGVNSTFVKLGAMALSAALAALCGAFFAQYNYRVDPPMVMSLDMSMKFVLITILGGIGTFWGPFLGALVLIPLQEYTRAYLSHLGAGIDLIIFGIIIIIVMIKEPRGIMGLLSYFTKRSDADKREEAKC, from the coding sequence ATGCAGCTAAATAAAAAGGATAAACTCTGGTACGGTTTCATCATAGCGGCGTTAATACTGCCCTGCATCCCCGGGCTTATCGGCGGTTCCTCCTTCTTCGGACACGTGGCGACGATGGTCCTGCTCTACGCCGCCATGGCGCAGTCCTGGAACATCATCAGCGGCTACGGCGGACAGGTCTCCTTCGGCCACTCCGTATTCTTCGGAATCGGGGCCTACGGAGCCGGCCTCGCGGTCGTCACCTTCGGCTCGCTGCCCTGGTACGGCGCGCCGCTCGGAATGCTCGCCGCGGCGGTCGTCTCCATCCTCATCAGCTACCCCTGCTTCCGGCTCAAGGGCCACTACTTCGCCATCGCGACCTTCGCCATCGTGGAGATATTCAACCGCCTCTTCATGATCTGGGACGCCGTCGGCGGCGCGCTCGGCCTTGACTATCCGATCCTGCCCGACGGCTGGAAAAACTTCTCCTGGTCGGACACCAAGACCGGCTACTACCTCGGGGCGCTCGCGATATTCGTCCTCGTCTACGGCATCGTGCGCTGGATAGAGAAAAACCGCATGGGCTACTACCTGCTCGCCGTACGCGAGGGACAGGAGACCGCCGAATCCCTCGGCGTCAACAGCACCTTCGTCAAACTCGGCGCGATGGCCCTCTCCGCGGCGCTGGCGGCCCTCTGCGGCGCCTTCTTCGCGCAGTACAACTACCGCGTGGACCCGCCGATGGTCATGTCGCTCGACATGTCGATGAAATTCGTGCTCATAACGATACTGGGCGGCATCGGCACCTTCTGGGGGCCATTCCTCGGCGCCCTCGTGCTCATACCGCTGCAGGAATACACCAGGGCCTACCTCTCGCACCTCGGCGCGGGGATAGACCTGATAATCTTCGGCATAATAATCATCATCGTGATGATAAAAGAACCGCGCGGCATCATGGGGCTGCTCTCCTACTTTACTAAAAGATCCGACGCGGATAAAAGAGAGGAGGCGAAGTGCTGA